tttctttttccttttttatgtttatccgtttgtaaaaaaaagttatacaaacAAGATGAAGAATGGAACCTTGCATCAATGCTTGGAGAAGATGGGGGGAATTTTATAGGTACATTAAAGTTGTTTATTTCTACACCTAAACGATCTATCTTTCATCTATTTATTATCATAATTTGCTTTAGTTCCAAGGATAGATACCTTGTTTCACGGGTAATATAGTCCCTCAATCACATGTAATTACTCCTCTGATACGCAgcaactttttgttttttttttgtatatatatatataaaaggttaAAGCAACAAACTTCATGTCAAGTACAACTACTTTTCGGCAGGCAAAAGTCCAATCTCTTCCCATTTCTCATTTTTCTAGAGGTTCCTTCAACAATCAATCATTCTTTGAACCAGTTGCTCCATTGTATTCCTAGTCAACACCATCATGGTTACCAAGATGAAAGGGATCTACAAAAGTTTCAAATTCATTTCCCAAATCTTTGGTAAGGCCCCTTTCTGTCTCTTTCTTTATACATTCATTCCACAAATTTATGTATTTGGGTATGTTTCCTGGGTTAGTGTTGTGTTTTGATTGCTTTGGAACTGAAGTGGGAAAGGGGTATTTTGTTGTTTGTAGTTGTGAAGGAACGAGAGATGGAAATTGGGTATCCGACAGATGTTAAACATGTGACACACATTGGTTGGGATGGCTCTTCTGGCACTGCACCCAGTTGGGTAATGTTATCTCCAGTCTGTTCCATATTTGATTTAACATTCAAGTAAGTTGTAAGTCCGTTTGTGTTTATCTCTTTAACTGTGTTGCCTTGGCATGGACCTTTATTGCAGATGAATGAATTCAAGACAGACCCTGATTTCACAGCAACATCAATTGGTAACTCCAGAGATTCTAATCCTACATGGTCTTCTCAAGGCATGTTTTCTCTCAATTTTACCTTGTTTTTCTTTGATATGCTAATATGCGTGCATGATTTAGATGAAATAAAATAGTAGTCGAGAATATGCTATACATACAGAGAATAATAGTaggatttattttctttatttatactTGAAAACCAAGCATCCATCATCCCTAAAGCATTGTCAGATACCATGTGGAGAATTCTTAATATAAGagtaaaacaataaaataggGCCATTTCACGGGTCAGATGGACAAAGGGGAAATGTTTTATATATCTCAATTATATTGAAGCTAAGTTTTCCAAGACATGGAGAAAAGATTTTCAAACTATTTGCTCCCTTGGCTCTTCTGTCACGGGACAAAAACTGCCATATCTAGGGGAACCCTATATGCTACTAGTCCTAACTAGAGATCATTTTGGTGGTCCCTTTCAATAATTTTAATGGATCTTTATAACTCACTGCTATAGATATATATACGTCTTCTGATGGGGTGTTTCATTATTTAATAAACAGATTTTGAGCAATCAATGGGATGCCAACCTGCAACGGAGATGATGACAAACCTCTCTAGCACGGATCTCCCAGATATTCCTAAGAAACAAAAGCGAAAAAAGAAGACGTCTTCGTCCTCAAAATCTTCACGAACATCAAAGACCAGGGCTGCATATACTCAAATGGGCTCCTCCgcacaacttcaaatataaagAGTGATCTGCATGTAATAAGATTTTTGTGGCTTTTACCTTCCTTTCAGTGGTCATTAAGACCAGAAGTGCAGGAATTTGGACCAAAAAGCTTGTGTAAATtagaaaaacatatttattttacaaaaggGTAAAAGTAAATTAGCTTTGGGTGATAACTTGAACACAAAATGAATGATCCAGATGGGCTGGTAGTTTGTATTGGGTTGTGTTTGGTGGAAAGTTTTGCTAATTCAGATTATTGGCTCCACCAAGTTTGTAAAGGATTCTAATTTTTTCGTGTTGTTATGGATGAAATGACAGTATTTTTATGTGTTCGACCTCCAAGTTCATTTCACATGCATGAATGTCATACAAGTTTTGTTTGGAATTGGAAGTAATTGCCTTTGGAATGCCAGAGTATTTTCCTTTTTGATCCGTGTAGATATGATGCAGTGAAATTCCAATACTAACTGCATATTATGAGCATCAATCATAAATGAAGAGATGTATAAGTTCAGGCCAATCAAAATGGTTGCAGTGGAAGTTTTTTCTTGGGAATACAAAATCTTATGGGGCAAGGCTAAAGACTTTTTCCTGTTAAGCCATGAACCAGTTCAAGAACTTTCTTATGAGCTTTATTAGtgattttacttaataaaataattaagggaaGCTAGGGTGTAGATTAATTACATGCTGTAGCACATTTGAACTTCAGAGAATAAAATTGTAgttgattattaaattaaatttagatgGCAAGACTGAATCTGCAAGagactaataaattaaatttttaactatttaGTGCTCAACTATTTGGAAACAACATCAACCATATCTCACAACCACTACAAAGGTTACAAGAAAAATCACAACCCAAGGGAAAACGGAAATGGAGGATCTAGAAATTCAAAATGAGCCAAAGAGGGCCTTTCTAACTGGAAACATCTACAAATTGAAACTGCCACGTGACCCTGCAAAACATCACAAGGAGAAACAAAGATTATATATTGCAGGAACTCCTTACTTAAACAATGATCATCTGCCTTACTCCATCTATAGACTTTACCTTCATGCTGGTTACTAAAATTGTAGAGTCCCGTTGTAAATAGAAATGAGACCTTCACAACAAGATTAACACGAGGCATGTACCTTAAAATGACTGATTATCCTTGTCCCATCGTATACAATTTAAGCCATTCCAGTTCTCCACCAGGGAGATCTGGCTTCATAAAAGTGCTCACCATCATCCCATGAAATTTGACAAGCTTGCAGACCAATGGCAACCTTTGGCTCTTTCCCAAACCGGGCAAACCACTTTGTGACAGTCATTTCTTTATCACTCTCAGTAGTGTACTTTTTGTATTTACCAAATGGGTTAAGCCCAGGGTTTGCCATCTCTGCAATAGCAGCTGGCATGTACATCGAGTCGCCCACTATTGGTGCCCCACAGGCAGCCAGTTGTGCACGAACCTGCATCAAATGATAAGTAGTTATAAAAATCCACTCCTATTGCCAATACTATGAAAATTCACATTGAGCTTTGTTCTTTTCTGCTCCTCTCTATTAATTGAAGTACAAAAAACTAGCACCTAAATGAAGGTCGAGAGATGCAGAAATGGACTTGAGCAGTTCAGAAACAACTCTAAATATATCTGAATTATCAGGAATCAACAAACTCCATTTCCCCAAGCTTTAGGCTTTTAGATTTTCTAAAGCTCATCATAATCTAGacaaaatatttgcttaatattAGGAACCGGTAGTCATCTCTAAAAGGAAAAGCATGCTACTAGACGTATGTCATTAAATTACGGCGGTTACCTTTCGAATGCCACCATTAACCAAGAAAAATGATGCTATGAAAGAAATGCATAGCTTAGACTGCATATCAAGTAAACTTGGAAGACTACAGAAAGAAATAACTTAATAACCTGATGAGTCCGACCAGTCAAAAGGTTTATTTTACACTCATAAGCACGATCTTTCGAGGGCCACTCAGAGTCCTCAATACAGTACTTTTGTTGAATGACAGGATCTGGCCAGGGAACCTCCTTGCATTCCATAACCTCAAGTTTACACAAGTACCATCCTTTAATAAAATCTGCAAGTCATATAAACTCCAGGCTTTAACCCATATTAGAAATGTTGAAATAGGACAGAAAGAAAATGCTAACGACCAAAAGAACTTCTGAGCAGACAATGTAAAAATATCTCGAGCAAATTAGTGGAGGGGGTTGAAATCTCCATGTAATTGCAGAAAACACGTAATAAACAACAACAGCAAAAAAAAACATCACACATCCAATCAAAAGCCTACAACTGTAATGCGATTATTTTCTACTAATCAAGTAGCTTTTAATACAGAACTTGgcattcatatcaattcatgaaATAGAAAGAGGGGAAAAGAGTGAGTGAGACATCATTTGGTCAGACAGGAGCAATATGGAGAGGGCTACATCTTTTATGTTCCATGTTTTTTCCTCATTCTTATCTCTTTTGGGTTTGGTTGAGAAATTAACTAGCATAATCAAAATGCTTAGGAGACAGCATTACCCTCTGAGACGAGTCTAGGAGCAACATTGATTGGACGCATATAGTGTGTTATTATTCCAATTGGTACAGGTGCAGCTGTGAGAGCAAGATATAGTTTCTTTACCTTTTTCTCCTGTTGTAATAAAACCAGAAAGCGTCAGTGCAACACAGACAAGCAAACAGACTAGAACAAAGCGAACAGATATCCATTTGCTAAATTAAACCTTATACACATTcatagatagttaattaattaatctatttaCTTTGAAAAAACACGACTTCACAGAAATATCAGCTATATTTACAAGTTAAAGCTCTCAAATATAACTACTGTCCTCAAATTATACAAACCTATTAGAAACTTACTCtgatttttccatgaaaaatTGAGCAATACTCCTTAGTCCTAGCTAATACAACACTGCAAGTAAATTACTAGTTATTACTTAGCATACTAACACACaatggaaataaaataataagaaagaaaagGCTATAATCAACCACAAGCAATGTAACATTGACAAGATACAATACCAGCCTTCCGTGCAATTATCTATCTGATGAGTAGTCTTCAATGGGGTGGAAAATCCCAATGCACGACTAGCAAATGTTGCACAACTTTCTTCTATATTGTCTGAAGTTCCTCCAACCTAGCAAGTTGAGATAGAATATAGATGTCATAATTCATCCACACCTCACATTTGCAAATATCGGATTTGGGCATGCATTAATAGAATAACTTTGCTAAGTTCAAATCACAATTGAAGAAATAAAGGAAGCAGTCACATACAGATGTACCGGCAGGTTTGTCCAAAACCACATAGGAGTCAGTCACAGCTATGATTCTTGATTTCCAGTCAATTTCATAACACCTGGTCTACATACAAGTTTCAATAGCAttacaatgaaaaaataaataaagaaacaagTGTAATAGTAGTGGTTCACCTTGGAAAACGTTTCGGGTGTACATGCACACGTAAGTATGTTCCAGCTTCAACAAACTGCTCAACGTGAGTTATACGGAAAGTTTTTTGCGCCTCCCGTACGGTTTTCCCCTTAATGGATGTTCTTTTACTTAAAACTGATGGTGCTGTTACTTCTTTAAATATCCTAATTTGCTCCGGGGTGGCACTTGGAGGAGGCTGTGGACACACAAGGGCATAATATACTGCTCCAAAATGGATGAGATCTGCAACAAACCTTCAAAGAATGAAATTTTGTATGTATCACTCTGTTCTTATTAATGAAAAGATCAGTGTATAACACCATAAATCACGtagtttaaaacaaaataaacatagaggATAATAACTTACAGAGGAGGAAGATCTAGTGATTTACAGATGTACTCCAGAACAGGCCCTCCTTCTGAAACAACTAAGTGTTCAACTCTTGGAGGGCCATTTTCTGAAGGACATGGAAGCAACCGGTCATATTTGTGATAGCTGCAAGGGAAATGAATCTCAATTACAAAACATAGAATTACCATAAAAAAAGGATGAGTAAAATTATAAAGAAGGATAACCTCAATGTAGCACTACAAATAACAAAAGATCATCAAAACCTCAACAGGATTCGAGTTGGTATATCAATATTTATAGTTTCCTTTTGCTTGAACTCTCAAAATTTATAGTTGaaacaatagaaaataataataacaaaactaaAACACACACcaaaaaaacatataaactaAGAAAGAGAACCACTTTTCCGGTTACCTAACTTTTTCTTAACATTTATAATCCGaaagatataatttttttctctaaaaactGATACCCGACagcaaaaaaggagaagaaaaaagaagaagctgaAGTACCCATTAACAGAAGTAGTCGTTGTTTGGGCAACATCCACTTTGGAAGATAAACAAGAAAGCTCTATCTTGCTTGAACTCAAGCAAGAAAAAACTGCACTCTTGCTATTCCTCTTGTAATGCTTATATAAAGAAGAAGACGCTAACGTTCGCCAGGAGGAGACTGGAGCACTGAGACTCCGGTAGCCATTGCTGAAGATTGAAACTAAACCAGCTGAGGCTGAACCCATCTTCATGGTTTAGCTAGCCTGAGGCAGTGTTGGTTTTGAGGGTTTATGA
The genomic region above belongs to Gossypium hirsutum isolate 1008001.06 chromosome D05, Gossypium_hirsutum_v2.1, whole genome shotgun sequence and contains:
- the LOC107905946 gene encoding CRIB domain-containing protein RIC10, with product MVTKMKGIYKSFKFISQIFVVKEREMEIGYPTDVKHVTHIGWDGSSGTAPSWMNEFKTDPDFTATSIGNSRDSNPTWSSQDFEQSMGCQPATEMMTNLSSTDLPDIPKKQKRKKKTSSSSKSSRTSKTRAAYTQMGSSAQLQI
- the LOC107905945 gene encoding RNA pseudouridine synthase 6, chloroplastic, with the translated sequence MKMGSASAGLVSIFSNGYRSLSAPVSSWRTLASSSLYKHYKRNSKSAVFSCLSSSKIELSCLSSKVDVAQTTTTSVNGYHKYDRLLPCPSENGPPRVEHLVVSEGGPVLEYICKSLDLPPLFVADLIHFGAVYYALVCPQPPPSATPEQIRIFKEVTAPSVLSKRTSIKGKTVREAQKTFRITHVEQFVEAGTYLRVHVHPKRFPRCYEIDWKSRIIAVTDSYVVLDKPAGTSVGGTSDNIEESCATFASRALGFSTPLKTTHQIDNCTEGCVVLARTKEYCSIFHGKIREKKVKKLYLALTAAPVPIGIITHYMRPINVAPRLVSEDFIKGWYLCKLEVMECKEVPWPDPVIQQKYCIEDSEWPSKDRAYECKINLLTGRTHQVRAQLAACGAPIVGDSMYMPAAIAEMANPGLNPFGKYKKYTTESDKEMTVTKWFARFGKEPKVAIGLQACQISWDDGEHFYEARSPWWRTGMA